The genomic stretch AGTTTTTTTATGTGTGCTGAGCGACTTCATAACCGATACATAAATAGGAGGGGTTATCTAAATGAAAAAGTGGTTATCATCTGTTATTGTTGCGATGTTCCTTGTTGTTCTTGCAGCCTGTGGCGCAACTGATGAAGGAAGCAAACAAACAGAACAAACAAAGCAAACAGAAGAGCAAGCTGTTACGGTTAAAGATGCAAGAGGAGAAGAAGTAACGGTTGAACAAGCACCTAAGAAAATTGTTTCTCTTATGCCAAGTAACACGGAAATCGTTTATGAGTTAGGCCTTGAAAAAGAATTAGTTGGCGTAACGAGCAACGATGATTATCCTGCAAGTGTGAAAGAAAAAGAACAGGTAGGGGATATGAATATCAACGCGGAAAAAGTTATTTCATTGAATCCAGACCTAGTGTTAGCTCACGGTTCGAGCATGGGAATGTCGGATGAAGTTTTCAAGCAGATTGAAAGTGCAGGTATTCCGCTATTTGTTGTAAACGATGCAACGGATTTTAACACCGTGTATGAAACAATTGAAAACATCGGGAAGCTAACGAATAAAGTAGAAGAAGCAGATAACACAGTGAACGAAATGAAAGCTGCTGTTTCAGAAATTGAAGAAAAAGCGAAAGAAATTAAAGATGAAGATCGTAAGAAAGTATGGGTAGAAGTTTCACCTGCACCTGAGATTTATACAACTGGTAAAGGTACTTTTATGGATGAAATGATTAAAACAATCGGAGCAGAAAACGTAGCTGGAAATGAAGAAGGTTGGGTAAAACTTTCGGAAGAGAAAGTGGTTGAGCTAAATCCAGATACAATTGTTACAACCTATGATGGGGACGCAAAAGAAATTAAAAACCGTCCAGCATGGAGTGATATTACAGCTGTAAAAGAAAATCAAATTGTAAACGTTGATTCTAATAAAACAAATCGACCTGGGCCACGAATCGTAGAAGGGTTAGAAGAGTTCGCAAAA from Bacillus sp. 1780r2a1 encodes the following:
- a CDS encoding ABC transporter substrate-binding protein gives rise to the protein MKKWLSSVIVAMFLVVLAACGATDEGSKQTEQTKQTEEQAVTVKDARGEEVTVEQAPKKIVSLMPSNTEIVYELGLEKELVGVTSNDDYPASVKEKEQVGDMNINAEKVISLNPDLVLAHGSSMGMSDEVFKQIESAGIPLFVVNDATDFNTVYETIENIGKLTNKVEEADNTVNEMKAAVSEIEEKAKEIKDEDRKKVWVEVSPAPEIYTTGKGTFMDEMIKTIGAENVAGNEEGWVKLSEEKVVELNPDTIVTTYDGDAKEIKNRPAWSDITAVKENQIVNVDSNKTNRPGPRIVEGLEEFAKAVYPEVYN